Proteins encoded in a region of the Streptomyces liliiviolaceus genome:
- a CDS encoding SpvB/TcaC N-terminal domain-containing protein, translating to MTSADTADSTAAGSAISLPQGGGAVGGLGEKFAPDLFTGTGNMSVPLSIPAGRQGATPSLALGYSTGNGNGPFGLGWQLGLPGISRKTSHGVPRYVDAAGPGDGPADVFLLSGAEDLVPVLGTYPGRVRYRPRTEGLFARIEHVKDATGDYWEVRSKDGSLSRYGTRRPADATDTWRDPAVTADPRDAGRVFGWQLTETVDPLGNLIRYVHLADAGTEQGRSWSRPLLAGISYADYGDRADPRFLVSVDFVYASRPDPFSDHRAGFEVRTSVRCDTIRVTTHAADGVARVAREYRLAYRQAEFNGVSLLASVTEVGIDASGVPASAPAPDPTSDPASASAPDPDPTAASAVVPEELMPPLIFGYSGFDPGGRRFSPVTGPGFPAAALNSPTLALVDLHGAGLPDVVELGAAARVWRNAGGGRFDGPRSMTEAPPLALGQPGVRFLDADGDGRPDLFAPATGAPGPDGGPAAGYFPTAFAGGWSRRGFTRYRRSPGVSTADPRVSLVDLDGDGLTDMVRSGTRLQAWFNDRDPREAWRRSAVATGGPPVDLADPRVRLADMTGDGLQDLVLLRNGNVAYWPNLGHNRWGSRIQMRDAPRLPDGYDPRRVLLGDVDGDGAADLLYVDSGRVLLWGNRSGNGWTGTPVVVRGTPRVSGTDVLELSDLFGTGMAGLLLSRSAGLSGGPQARFLDFTGGVKPHLLTSMDNSLGAVTRVTYAPSAQEYLRDFADPATRWRTPLPFPVHVVTRTEVADRISGGTLATEYRYRHGYWDGVEREFRGFAMVEHLDTETFDGATAAGVPEGHHAPPVLTRSWFHCGPVAADEAGDWTELDLSHEYWQGDTPMLSRPPEQLAFLAGLPRAARRSALRALRGQVLRTEVFALDGGPLSDRPYTVTETLSGVREESGVAGSVAGAGVGGSGVAGSVARSGVGQSGVRDDETDDSSDRQRIFFPFSLGTRTTRWERGPEPMTQFAYPTGYDAYGFATGEISIAVPRHRDPLTVAASTPVPEPYLATCATTEYARRDDTDHYLVDRVARTTRHEVVNDGRLPVPALRDAVLAGPARGTGISLRVIGHTRTHFDGEAFVGLALGVLGEYGLPTRTESLAFTDAFLDDLYQAGDPLAAGPRPAFLSPGPVTTWPSEYPAEFRGALPDLAGYRRYDDGDVPGSPGGFYVVSGRHRYDVHEPGRVPRGMPVATLDPLGAQSTIDHDAHDLLAIRTVDAAGLAVSAVIDHRVLRPREVTDVNGNSTSVEFSPSGLVTAQYVRGKNGEGDRDAPGVRTVYDLHAFTGRGRPASVRSFRRTHHDTEPDVAADRRDEVIVSVVYSDGFGRVLQTRSQAEDTLFGDPAHGGSTVPPDDLAPVGDATGRTREPGSPDNVVVSGWQVYDNKGRAVRKYEPFFSTGYDYAPPSDAQLGQRASIFYDPCGRVERTVHPDGSEQRIVFGVPADLADPDRHLPTPWETYTYDANDNAGRTHPAQAQSYEGHWNTPAGVEIDALGRKVTAVARNGRGAADRLTTRSAYDIRGNLVAVTDALGRVAFRYSFDLAERRWRTDSLDAGRRDTVPDALGNVVESRDSKGAVTLGAFDLLRRPTRVWARDDAVGAVTLRQRVDYGDAGTPAQRPAERDGARGRNLLGRAILHRDEAGQVATGSVDFKGNVVQSTRTVIADAPLLATYERAAATDWQVQPFRVDWTPGAGQTQAQRDAQLLEPTSYVTSTQYDALNRVKRSFLPADVEGDRHVLYHTYDRAGALEQVQLDGTVHVRRIAYDAKGRRSLIAYGNGVMTRYAYDPYTLRLARLRSERCAVVDATTYRPTGPALQDIGYDYDLAGNLTTLRDRTPGSGVPGNPEAPTGASPRLRALLGSGDALDRRFTYDPVYRLLTATGREHQAPPAGDPWTDLPRGTDATRAQACAETYRYDPVGGIVRLAHTGTGGFTREFTATADSNKLRRMTVGSLPYDYTYDLNGNLTAETTSRRFAWNHADRLAAFATQTPGAEPSVHAHYLYDATGQRVKKLVRRQGGAIEVTHYLDDAFEHRRWTGTRSGTNNHVHVMDERQRVALVRIGAPHPDDRGPAVALHLADHLGSSTTVVDGTGTLVNREEYTPYGETGFGSYARKRYRFTGRERDEESGLGHHQARFYAPWLARWTSCDPLTSPIGASSYGYVSNNPMGLVDPDGADDRKPPGQSGAPATSAKAADGPAGSMREEDIPYQKGVGGFFASITVGGRGPAGNRRYDSLGPDQTFARELMDKQWGCTLCHVTTQVWNTWGASGVDPGNGLPLDWTINTGGFERFARMSMYSRAVVESALGAKTMVDGFSGMRSPRPTTTSTAAPTTAAPAAAQPPVATITYTSAMASAPSDAQFGRFNIEWAQTDGPLIRGQRLPADGALRRTARNHMDRSGFDRTGLQAMHPLDSVANKYLTPGGPVGTTYYFGDARVNASFGSQLGNELNRLGVRPGDSFTVRFVGFPSYATVPPTAPPSSPPNLRGHR from the coding sequence ATGACTTCTGCGGACACCGCGGACTCGACGGCGGCGGGTTCGGCGATCTCCTTGCCCCAAGGGGGCGGCGCCGTAGGCGGGTTGGGGGAGAAGTTCGCACCGGACCTGTTCACGGGGACGGGCAACATGTCCGTACCGCTGTCGATACCCGCGGGGCGTCAGGGGGCCACGCCGTCGCTCGCCCTCGGTTACAGCACCGGCAACGGGAACGGGCCGTTCGGGCTCGGCTGGCAGCTGGGTCTGCCCGGTATCTCGCGGAAGACGTCGCACGGTGTTCCGAGATACGTCGACGCCGCCGGGCCGGGGGACGGTCCGGCCGATGTGTTCCTGCTGTCGGGTGCCGAGGATCTGGTGCCGGTCCTCGGCACGTATCCCGGCCGGGTGCGCTACCGGCCCCGGACGGAGGGGCTGTTCGCCCGGATCGAGCACGTCAAGGACGCGACGGGTGACTACTGGGAGGTCCGGAGCAAGGACGGCTCGCTCAGCAGATACGGAACACGGCGTCCCGCGGACGCCACGGACACCTGGCGGGATCCTGCGGTGACGGCCGATCCGCGCGACGCGGGCCGCGTGTTCGGCTGGCAGCTCACCGAGACCGTCGACCCGCTCGGCAACCTGATCCGATACGTCCACCTCGCGGACGCGGGCACCGAGCAGGGCAGATCGTGGTCCCGGCCGCTCCTGGCGGGCATCTCCTACGCCGACTACGGCGACCGGGCCGACCCCCGGTTCCTGGTCTCCGTCGACTTCGTGTACGCGTCGCGCCCCGACCCGTTCTCCGACCACCGGGCGGGCTTCGAGGTACGGACGTCCGTGCGCTGCGACACGATCCGGGTGACGACACATGCCGCGGACGGGGTGGCACGGGTGGCCCGCGAGTACCGACTCGCCTACCGGCAGGCGGAGTTCAACGGGGTGTCGCTGCTCGCGAGCGTGACCGAGGTGGGGATCGACGCGTCGGGAGTACCGGCATCGGCACCCGCACCGGACCCGACCTCGGACCCAGCCTCGGCATCCGCACCGGACCCGGACCCGACCGCGGCCTCCGCAGTGGTGCCTGAGGAACTGATGCCTCCGCTGATCTTCGGATACTCGGGCTTCGACCCGGGCGGGCGCAGGTTCTCCCCGGTGACGGGCCCGGGCTTCCCGGCCGCCGCGCTGAACAGTCCCACGCTCGCCCTGGTGGACCTGCACGGCGCGGGCCTGCCCGACGTCGTGGAACTCGGGGCGGCGGCACGGGTGTGGCGCAACGCGGGCGGCGGGCGGTTCGACGGGCCCCGCTCGATGACCGAGGCGCCGCCGCTCGCGCTCGGACAGCCGGGGGTGCGGTTCCTGGACGCCGACGGTGACGGCCGGCCCGATCTGTTCGCGCCCGCGACAGGCGCACCGGGCCCGGACGGCGGCCCTGCCGCGGGCTACTTCCCGACGGCCTTCGCGGGCGGCTGGAGCCGCCGCGGCTTCACCCGCTACCGGCGGTCCCCCGGTGTGAGCACCGCCGACCCCCGGGTGAGTCTGGTCGACCTCGACGGCGACGGGCTGACGGACATGGTGCGGTCGGGCACCCGCCTCCAGGCGTGGTTCAACGACCGTGATCCCCGCGAGGCCTGGCGGCGCTCCGCGGTCGCCACCGGCGGCCCGCCCGTCGACCTCGCCGATCCCCGGGTGCGACTGGCCGACATGACCGGCGACGGCCTTCAGGACCTCGTGCTGCTGCGCAACGGGAACGTGGCGTACTGGCCGAACCTCGGGCACAACAGATGGGGTTCGCGGATCCAGATGCGGGACGCGCCCCGCCTGCCCGACGGTTACGACCCGCGCCGGGTGCTCCTCGGCGACGTCGACGGGGACGGGGCCGCCGACCTGCTGTACGTCGACAGCGGGCGGGTCCTGCTGTGGGGCAACCGGTCGGGCAACGGCTGGACCGGGACCCCGGTCGTCGTCCGCGGCACCCCACGGGTGTCCGGCACCGACGTGCTCGAACTGTCCGACCTGTTCGGCACCGGGATGGCCGGGCTGCTGCTGAGCCGGTCGGCGGGGCTCTCCGGTGGGCCCCAAGCGCGGTTCCTGGACTTCACCGGCGGGGTGAAGCCTCATCTGCTCACCTCGATGGACAACAGCCTCGGTGCGGTCACGCGGGTGACGTACGCGCCGTCGGCCCAGGAGTACCTGCGCGACTTCGCCGACCCGGCCACCCGTTGGCGCACCCCGCTGCCGTTCCCGGTGCACGTGGTGACGAGGACCGAGGTCGCCGACCGGATCTCGGGCGGCACGCTGGCCACCGAGTACCGCTACCGCCACGGCTACTGGGACGGCGTCGAGCGGGAGTTCCGCGGGTTCGCGATGGTCGAGCATCTGGACACGGAGACGTTCGACGGGGCGACGGCGGCCGGCGTGCCGGAGGGCCACCACGCGCCGCCCGTGCTCACCAGGAGCTGGTTCCACTGCGGGCCGGTCGCCGCCGACGAGGCCGGCGACTGGACCGAGCTCGATCTGAGCCACGAGTACTGGCAGGGCGACACGCCCATGCTCTCCAGACCGCCGGAACAGCTCGCGTTCCTGGCGGGACTGCCACGGGCGGCCCGCCGCTCCGCGCTGCGCGCCCTGCGCGGGCAGGTGCTGCGCACCGAGGTGTTCGCACTGGACGGCGGCCCGCTGTCCGACCGGCCCTACACCGTGACGGAGACCCTGTCGGGCGTACGGGAGGAGTCGGGCGTAGCGGGGTCCGTGGCCGGGGCAGGCGTCGGGGGGTCGGGCGTAGCAGGGTCGGTGGCCAGGTCGGGCGTCGGGCAGTCGGGCGTACGGGACGACGAGACGGACGACTCCTCGGACCGGCAGCGGATCTTCTTCCCGTTCTCGCTCGGCACGCGCACCACCCGGTGGGAGCGCGGCCCCGAGCCGATGACGCAGTTCGCCTACCCCACCGGGTACGACGCGTACGGGTTCGCGACCGGGGAGATCTCCATAGCCGTGCCGCGCCACCGCGACCCGCTGACGGTCGCCGCGTCGACGCCGGTGCCCGAGCCCTACCTGGCCACGTGCGCCACCACGGAGTACGCCCGCCGGGACGACACCGACCACTACCTCGTCGACCGGGTCGCGAGGACGACGCGCCACGAGGTCGTCAACGACGGCCGTCTGCCGGTGCCCGCCCTGCGGGACGCGGTCCTGGCCGGCCCGGCGCGAGGGACCGGGATCTCGCTGCGCGTGATCGGCCATACCCGTACGCACTTCGACGGTGAGGCGTTCGTCGGGCTGGCCCTCGGCGTGCTGGGCGAGTACGGCCTGCCGACGCGCACCGAGTCCCTCGCGTTCACCGACGCCTTCCTCGACGACCTGTACCAGGCCGGCGACCCCCTCGCGGCGGGGCCGAGACCGGCCTTTCTGAGCCCCGGACCGGTGACCACATGGCCGTCGGAGTATCCGGCCGAGTTCCGTGGCGCACTGCCGGACCTGGCCGGGTACCGGCGATACGACGACGGCGACGTGCCCGGATCGCCCGGCGGCTTCTACGTCGTGTCCGGCCGCCACCGCTACGACGTCCATGAGCCGGGCCGTGTGCCGCGCGGCATGCCCGTCGCCACCCTCGATCCGCTCGGCGCGCAGAGCACGATCGACCACGACGCGCACGACCTGCTGGCAATCCGCACGGTCGACGCCGCGGGCCTCGCGGTCTCGGCGGTCATCGACCACCGGGTGCTGCGACCGCGCGAGGTGACCGACGTCAACGGCAACTCCACCTCGGTGGAGTTCTCCCCGTCGGGGCTGGTCACCGCCCAGTACGTGCGGGGCAAGAACGGTGAGGGCGACCGCGACGCGCCGGGTGTGCGCACGGTCTACGACCTGCACGCGTTCACCGGGCGCGGCCGGCCCGCCTCCGTGCGCAGTTTCCGCCGGACGCACCATGACACCGAACCCGACGTCGCCGCCGACAGACGTGACGAGGTGATCGTGTCGGTGGTGTACTCCGACGGTTTCGGCCGTGTGCTGCAGACCCGGTCCCAGGCCGAGGACACACTCTTCGGCGACCCGGCCCACGGCGGCAGCACCGTCCCGCCCGACGACCTCGCGCCCGTGGGCGACGCGACGGGCCGGACCAGGGAGCCGGGGAGCCCGGACAACGTGGTCGTGTCCGGCTGGCAGGTGTACGACAACAAGGGCCGCGCGGTGCGCAAGTACGAGCCGTTCTTCTCCACGGGATACGACTACGCGCCGCCCTCCGACGCTCAGCTCGGTCAGCGGGCGAGCATCTTCTACGACCCGTGCGGACGGGTCGAGCGCACCGTGCACCCGGACGGCAGCGAGCAGCGGATCGTCTTCGGCGTCCCGGCCGACCTGGCGGATCCGGACCGCCACCTGCCGACGCCGTGGGAGACCTACACCTACGACGCGAACGACAACGCCGGGCGCACCCATCCGGCGCAGGCACAGTCCTACGAGGGGCACTGGAACACTCCGGCCGGTGTCGAGATCGACGCGCTCGGCCGCAAGGTCACCGCGGTCGCCCGCAACGGCCGGGGGGCGGCGGACCGGTTGACCACCCGCTCGGCGTACGACATCCGGGGCAACCTGGTGGCGGTCACCGACGCACTGGGCAGAGTGGCGTTCCGGTACTCCTTCGATCTGGCCGAGCGGCGCTGGCGGACGGACAGTCTCGATGCGGGCCGCCGCGACACCGTCCCCGACGCCCTGGGGAACGTGGTCGAGAGCCGCGACAGCAAGGGCGCCGTCACCCTGGGCGCGTTCGACCTGCTGCGGCGGCCGACCCGGGTCTGGGCCAGGGACGATGCCGTCGGTGCGGTCACCCTGCGGCAACGTGTCGACTACGGCGACGCCGGCACGCCCGCCCAGCGCCCCGCCGAACGGGACGGCGCCCGCGGTCGCAACCTGCTCGGCCGCGCGATCCTCCACCGGGACGAGGCCGGCCAGGTCGCCACCGGCTCCGTCGACTTCAAGGGCAACGTCGTGCAGAGCACCCGCACGGTGATCGCCGACGCGCCCCTGCTGGCCACCTACGAGCGGGCGGCGGCGACGGACTGGCAGGTGCAGCCGTTCCGGGTCGACTGGACACCCGGGGCCGGCCAGACCCAGGCTCAGCGCGACGCGCAACTGCTGGAGCCGACCTCCTACGTCACGTCCACCCAGTACGACGCCCTGAACCGGGTCAAGAGGTCCTTCCTGCCCGCCGACGTGGAGGGCGACCGACATGTGCTATACCACACCTACGACCGTGCGGGAGCGCTGGAGCAGGTACAGCTCGACGGCACCGTGCACGTCAGACGCATCGCCTACGACGCCAAGGGCCGGCGTTCGCTGATCGCCTACGGCAACGGCGTGATGACCCGTTACGCCTACGACCCGTACACGCTCCGCCTGGCGCGGTTGCGCAGCGAGCGCTGTGCCGTCGTCGACGCGACGACCTACCGGCCGACGGGGCCCGCGCTCCAGGACATCGGCTACGACTACGACCTGGCGGGCAACCTCACCACCCTGCGCGACCGCACTCCCGGCAGTGGTGTCCCCGGCAACCCCGAAGCACCGACCGGAGCCTCACCTCGGCTGCGCGCCCTGCTCGGCAGCGGCGACGCCCTGGACCGGCGTTTCACCTACGACCCCGTCTACCGGCTGCTGACCGCCACCGGCCGTGAACACCAGGCACCGCCGGCCGGGGACCCGTGGACCGATCTGCCGCGCGGCACCGATGCCACCAGGGCACAGGCCTGTGCCGAGACCTACCGCTACGACCCCGTCGGCGGCATCGTCCGGCTCGCCCACACCGGTACCGGCGGTTTCACCCGGGAGTTCACCGCCACGGCCGACAGCAACAAGCTGCGCCGGATGACCGTCGGGTCACTGCCGTACGACTACACCTACGACCTCAACGGCAACCTGACCGCCGAGACGACCAGTCGGCGCTTCGCCTGGAACCACGCCGACCGGCTCGCCGCCTTCGCCACGCAGACACCGGGTGCCGAGCCCTCGGTGCACGCCCACTATCTCTACGACGCCACCGGGCAGCGGGTGAAGAAACTGGTCCGTCGGCAGGGCGGCGCCATCGAGGTGACCCACTACCTGGACGACGCCTTCGAGCACCGTCGTTGGACCGGAACGCGGTCCGGCACGAACAACCACGTCCATGTCATGGACGAGCGCCAGCGGGTGGCCCTCGTCCGGATCGGCGCGCCCCATCCCGACGACCGCGGCCCGGCCGTCGCCCTGCACCTCGCCGACCATCTCGGCAGCAGCACCACCGTCGTGGACGGCACGGGCACACTCGTCAACCGCGAGGAGTACACGCCGTACGGCGAGACCGGTTTCGGCAGCTACGCCCGCAAGCGGTACCGCTTCACCGGCCGGGAGCGCGACGAGGAGAGCGGGCTCGGCCACCATCAGGCCCGCTTCTACGCACCGTGGCTGGCCCGATGGACGTCCTGCGATCCGCTCACCTCACCGATCGGCGCGTCGAGCTACGGGTACGTGTCGAACAACCCGATGGGGCTGGTCGACCCCGACGGCGCCGACGACAGGAAACCGCCCGGTCAAAGCGGGGCGCCGGCCACGTCGGCGAAAGCGGCGGACGGCCCCGCGGGTTCGATGCGGGAGGAGGACATCCCCTATCAGAAGGGGGTCGGCGGATTCTTCGCCTCGATCACTGTCGGAGGGCGGGGGCCGGCGGGCAACCGGCGCTACGACAGCCTCGGTCCGGATCAGACCTTCGCGCGCGAGCTGATGGACAAGCAGTGGGGTTGCACGCTCTGCCACGTCACCACTCAGGTGTGGAACACCTGGGGGGCGAGCGGCGTCGATCCGGGGAACGGTCTCCCTCTCGACTGGACGATCAACACCGGCGGTTTCGAACGCTTCGCCCGCATGAGCATGTACTCACGAGCCGTCGTGGAGTCCGCGCTGGGTGCCAAGACCATGGTGGACGGTTTCTCCGGGATGCGGTCGCCACGGCCGACCACCACCTCCACCGCGGCACCCACGACCGCGGCGCCCGCCGCCGCCCAGCCGCCCGTGGCGACCATCACCTACACGTCCGCCATGGCGAGCGCCCCGAGCGACGCCCAGTTCGGGCGGTTCAACATCGAATGGGCGCAGACCGACGGGCCGCTGATCCGTGGTCAGCGGCTTCCGGCCGACGGCGCGCTGCGCAGGACCGCCAGGAACCACATGGACAGGAGCGGCTTCGACAGGACCGGGCTGCAGGCCATGCACCCGCTCGACTCCGTGGCCAACAAGTACCTGACTCCGGGCGGACCGGTGGGAACCACCTACTACTTCGGCGACGCGAGGGTCAACGCCTCCTTCGGCTCGCAGCTGGGCAACGAGCTGAACCGGCTCGGTGTGCGGCCCGGCGACAGCTTCACCGTCAGGTTCGTCGGTTTCCCCAGCTACGCCACCGTCCCGCCGACAGCACCGCCGTCCAGCCCGCCCAATCTCAGGGGACATCGCTAG